From Nicotiana tabacum cultivar K326 chromosome 22, ASM71507v2, whole genome shotgun sequence, one genomic window encodes:
- the LOC107828536 gene encoding uncharacterized protein LOC107828536 isoform X2 encodes MDSGANWSEKVEDLVDGGEINEAISLLEKMVSKLEIESQISPSDSQLVKQLSTALLDLSKLYSTKGLSLQADQTRSRAFVIKQQQDSIKENRDVNANKESTGGGTSGGGKEDHLGLQIETSQNDDAPDDDWEAIADRADELLSPQYLPEVSKISLQDSKVQGVTSQGPKRRGRGTFAYQKQSLYSDQHSDGPANDDFEDETISHASEGSSDTKKYYGTRHVLVLADFSPSTKANDLEKLLEKFKDDVAIRWVNDTVALAVFRTPSLALQASNSIQCPFTVRVLCEEDELLSSIPPRDLEPPRRRPPTSARTAQRLIAQSMGIKLPSTDFGSREYRRQEEARKNRIVSRQNMRNDAWGDDAN; translated from the exons ATGGACAGCGGGGCAAACTGGTCGGAGAAGGTGGAGGATCTCGTTGATGGCGGAGAAATCAATGAAGCCATTTCTTTACTAGAAAAAATGGTTTCAAAGCTAGAAATTGAGTCCCAAATTTCTCCATCAGATTCTCAACTTGTTAAACAGTTATCTACTGCTCTACTGGATTTGTCCAAACTCTATTCTACTAAAGGATTATCTTTACAAGCTGACCAGACGCGCTCAAGGGCATTTGTCATTAAACAGCAGCAAGATTCTATTAAAGAAAATAG GGATGTAAATGCAAACAAGGAGTCAACTGGTGGTGGAACTTCGGGAG GTGGTAAAGAGGATCACCTCGGCTTGCAAATTGAAACCTCACAGAATGATGATGCGCCTGATGATG ATTGGGAAGCTATTGCTGATCGTGCAGATGAATTACTTTCCCCACAGTACTTGCCAGAAGTCTCAAAAATTTCTTTGCAGGATTCAAAAGTTCAGGGTGTCACCTCTCAGGGTCCCAAGCGACGTGGAAGGGGTACATTCGCCTATCAGAAACAAAGTCTCTACAGTGATCAGCACTCTGATGGGCCTGCCAATGATGACTTTGAAGATGAAACTATTTCCCATGCTTCAGAAGGGAGCTCTGATACAAAAAAAT ACTATGGAACACGCCACGTCTTGGTTCTGGCTGATTTTTCACCAAGCACTAAAGCAAATGATCTCGAGAAATTGTTGGAGAAATTTAAAGACGATGTTGCAATTCGCTGGGTCAACGATACAGTTGCACTTGCAGTTTTCAGAACACCATCCCTTG CATTACAGGCCAGCAACTCGATACAATGTCCATTTACAGTGAGAGTACTGTGTGAGGAGGATGAACTTTTGAGCTCAATTCCGCCAAGAG ATCTGGAGCCCCCTCGTAGAAGACCCCCGACATCAGCTAGAACCGCCCAGAGATTGATTGCTCAAAGTATGGGTATAAAGTTGCCTTCTACGGACTTTGGATCCAGAGAATATAGGAGACAGGAGGAAGCCAGGAAGAACAGGATAGTTTCAAgacaaaatatgaggaatgatgCTTGGGGCGATGATGCCAACTAA
- the LOC107828536 gene encoding uncharacterized protein LOC107828536 isoform X1, translating to MDSGANWSEKVEDLVDGGEINEAISLLEKMVSKLEIESQISPSDSQLVKQLSTALLDLSKLYSTKGLSLQADQTRSRAFVIKQQQDSIKENRDVNANKESTGGGTSGGGKEDHLGLQIETSQNDDAPDDDWEAIADRADELLSPQYLPEVSKISLQDSKVQGVTSQGPKRRGRGTFAYQKQSLYSDQHSDGPANDDFEDETISHASEGSSDTKKLDYGTRHVLVLADFSPSTKANDLEKLLEKFKDDVAIRWVNDTVALAVFRTPSLALQASNSIQCPFTVRVLCEEDELLSSIPPRDLEPPRRRPPTSARTAQRLIAQSMGIKLPSTDFGSREYRRQEEARKNRIVSRQNMRNDAWGDDAN from the exons ATGGACAGCGGGGCAAACTGGTCGGAGAAGGTGGAGGATCTCGTTGATGGCGGAGAAATCAATGAAGCCATTTCTTTACTAGAAAAAATGGTTTCAAAGCTAGAAATTGAGTCCCAAATTTCTCCATCAGATTCTCAACTTGTTAAACAGTTATCTACTGCTCTACTGGATTTGTCCAAACTCTATTCTACTAAAGGATTATCTTTACAAGCTGACCAGACGCGCTCAAGGGCATTTGTCATTAAACAGCAGCAAGATTCTATTAAAGAAAATAG GGATGTAAATGCAAACAAGGAGTCAACTGGTGGTGGAACTTCGGGAG GTGGTAAAGAGGATCACCTCGGCTTGCAAATTGAAACCTCACAGAATGATGATGCGCCTGATGATG ATTGGGAAGCTATTGCTGATCGTGCAGATGAATTACTTTCCCCACAGTACTTGCCAGAAGTCTCAAAAATTTCTTTGCAGGATTCAAAAGTTCAGGGTGTCACCTCTCAGGGTCCCAAGCGACGTGGAAGGGGTACATTCGCCTATCAGAAACAAAGTCTCTACAGTGATCAGCACTCTGATGGGCCTGCCAATGATGACTTTGAAGATGAAACTATTTCCCATGCTTCAGAAGGGAGCTCTGATACAAAAAAAT TAGACTATGGAACACGCCACGTCTTGGTTCTGGCTGATTTTTCACCAAGCACTAAAGCAAATGATCTCGAGAAATTGTTGGAGAAATTTAAAGACGATGTTGCAATTCGCTGGGTCAACGATACAGTTGCACTTGCAGTTTTCAGAACACCATCCCTTG CATTACAGGCCAGCAACTCGATACAATGTCCATTTACAGTGAGAGTACTGTGTGAGGAGGATGAACTTTTGAGCTCAATTCCGCCAAGAG ATCTGGAGCCCCCTCGTAGAAGACCCCCGACATCAGCTAGAACCGCCCAGAGATTGATTGCTCAAAGTATGGGTATAAAGTTGCCTTCTACGGACTTTGGATCCAGAGAATATAGGAGACAGGAGGAAGCCAGGAAGAACAGGATAGTTTCAAgacaaaatatgaggaatgatgCTTGGGGCGATGATGCCAACTAA